A portion of the Nitratidesulfovibrio termitidis HI1 genome contains these proteins:
- the thrC gene encoding threonine synthase produces the protein MEYVCLGCGERRGIDELLYTCPSCGGVYLLEDLDFDTLAAQRTGPEWRALFDARAATRTTALRGIFRFYELMAPVLEETDIVYLGEGNTPIVEAAPVLRDAVGIPFAFKNDGQNPSASFKDRGMACAFSYLKALVRRHGWDEVLTVCASTGDTSAAAALYASYVGGPVKSVVLLPHGKVTPQQLSQPLGSGATVLEIPGVFDDCMKVVEHLAENYRVALLNSKNSWRILGQESYAFEVAQWYGWDMKGQCVFVPIGNAGNVTAIMAGFLKLLRLGIIDSLPRVIGVQSHHADPVWRYYSQPDPATRTYAPVTVQPSVAQAAMIGNPVSFPRVKALADRFIAEGGERAFSVVQVTEQQIMDAMIRGNRHGHIACTQGGECLAGLIKARELGLVSPTEHAVLDATAHSLKFAGFQDMYFTNSFPPEYGVSPDPTLANAPALVVRPEDKARLSPEAYTLAAAEAVVARLGLAKKA, from the coding sequence ATGGAGTACGTCTGCCTTGGCTGCGGAGAACGCCGCGGCATCGACGAGCTGCTGTACACCTGCCCCAGTTGCGGCGGGGTGTACCTGCTGGAAGACCTAGATTTCGACACGCTTGCGGCCCAGCGCACCGGCCCGGAATGGCGCGCCCTGTTCGACGCCCGCGCCGCCACCCGCACCACCGCCCTGCGCGGCATCTTCCGCTTCTACGAGCTGATGGCCCCGGTGCTGGAAGAGACGGACATCGTGTACCTTGGCGAAGGCAACACCCCCATCGTCGAGGCGGCCCCCGTGCTGCGCGATGCCGTGGGCATTCCCTTCGCCTTCAAGAATGACGGACAGAACCCCAGCGCCTCGTTCAAGGACCGCGGCATGGCCTGCGCGTTCAGCTACCTGAAGGCGCTGGTGCGCAGGCACGGCTGGGACGAGGTGCTGACCGTGTGCGCCTCCACCGGCGACACCTCCGCCGCCGCCGCGCTGTACGCCTCGTACGTGGGCGGGCCGGTGAAGTCGGTGGTGCTGCTGCCGCACGGCAAGGTCACCCCGCAGCAGCTTTCGCAGCCGCTGGGCAGCGGGGCCACGGTGCTGGAAATTCCCGGCGTGTTCGACGACTGCATGAAGGTGGTGGAACACCTGGCCGAAAACTACCGGGTGGCCCTGCTGAACTCCAAGAACAGCTGGCGCATTCTGGGGCAGGAATCCTACGCCTTCGAGGTGGCCCAGTGGTACGGCTGGGACATGAAGGGCCAGTGCGTGTTCGTGCCCATCGGCAACGCGGGCAACGTCACGGCCATCATGGCGGGCTTCCTGAAGCTGCTGCGCCTTGGCATCATCGACAGCCTGCCGCGGGTCATCGGCGTGCAGTCGCACCATGCCGACCCGGTGTGGCGCTACTACAGCCAGCCGGACCCGGCCACGCGCACCTACGCCCCCGTCACCGTGCAGCCCAGCGTGGCCCAGGCCGCCATGATCGGCAACCCGGTGTCCTTCCCCCGCGTGAAGGCGCTGGCGGACAGATTCATCGCGGAAGGGGGCGAACGCGCCTTCTCCGTGGTGCAGGTGACCGAGCAGCAGATCATGGACGCCATGATCCGGGGCAACCGCCACGGGCACATCGCCTGCACCCAGGGCGGCGAATGCCTGGCCGGCCTCATCAAGGCCCGCGAACTGGGCCTTGTGTCGCCAACCGAGCACGCCGTGCTCGACGCCACGGCGCACAGCCTGAAGTTCGCGGGCTTTCAGGACATGTACTTCACCAACAGCTTCCCGCCCGAATACGGCGTGTCCCCGGACCCCACCCTGGCCAATGCGCCCGCGCTGGTGGTCCGCCCGGAAGACAAGGCGCGCCTGTCGCCCGAGGCGTACACCCTTGCCGCCGCCGAGGCGGTGGTGGCCAGGCTGGGGCTGGCGAAGAAGGCATAA